In one Verrucomicrobiales bacterium genomic region, the following are encoded:
- a CDS encoding CotH kinase family protein, producing MSKSLKPRRVLNYCLGGPPQRPVALLLLLLATCWVAPAQSIVLNEVMARNQKGLRDENGDFSDWIELFNPGPSELNLQGYALSDDPANPFRWVLTNSVLPAGQFLVLFADGKDRQPGRIASVSPQELPGLRSWLKASEIATNDATVVRRSGSQVFIRKWNDLSGSGAVWNQTFSSQQPLLLASNVLTRTPAAVRFDGVDDFLAWSSPPPTNNFCLVAVIRSRTAHEIDAQANSGASGVSGQRYLFGANHGGAANAGMGVSAGTNGISIYEHGDGYMPALAVLATDLPGFQILTLQYSNKIPRIFWQGNLAATGNTSPRAHVTAPTNLGTGSYGSWSGDLAELLVFDSSLSEGQVLGLHEHLSAQYGIPLRRYWHANFAVSLKGETLTLTRPDGTAADQVQTPVDIPPDISYGRSPDATGSWRFFVQPTPGQSNLTTAADEFLEAPRFSHEAGFYTNAFSLSLSTSNQAATIRYTLDGSEPTATSPVFTTSIGISNRTSLPNTLSLIPTTPGGISPPSRSVYKFMVVRAKAFRTNAVASPTVTRTFIVDPRGGQRFRLPVVSLTSPRANFFDPNIGIYVPGNAPGGNYAQSGDAWERPGYIEFFDTNGVTGFSQGTGIRMHGNTSFQFPVKGLRLHALNPPGDGPFRYQIFPDWPVKSFNRLLLRPSGHDYNLTLFRDVFMQSLGRELGLDTQIHRPALLFLNGEYWGIHHCQEAFEPGYFSAHHPEVDPEAIDYLEGYASAINGDTARWEEMIGYISTHDLRDPVHFAKVQSYMDTSNFIDFKISEIFYYRWDIGNHRPWRPRTPEGKFRWILFDCDVGWGGFWAVPPAWAFRMLDYDLEPNGPWTQYQSNPGGNDHNSPVVTFLLRSLMTNPTFKSDFINRFADVMNTTFQSNHVIQTIDGMATSLAPEIGAHIDRWHAPSSLNEWSNNVKYLRTYAVQRPIFMRQQLSSRFGLGGTRLIDIAVNDTNAGSVRIHSLSVSAPLAAPWRGIYFKNHPIEVQARPNLGYRFVGWTGLTNRAAIALLPTGEDLTFSATFEADPDYSGPEPKPFTLSRGDYSMSRWSALEPPGTYPAHMLFTMAAVPDPLRSDAFEIPWQLPYDRTSRSRIVGLGEEGIGFLNTSDAQDAGSGFAGAALLALDTRGLNQAEVSFRGRTLLVNSRSYALRLQYRLGGEGAFQDLRDTQGNSVDYLRSETANASLIIGPIPLPPELLNRAYVQLRWIYHFVAGQAGTRAFLALDDVRVSGRSAVDPPQFDTARLISATTLRFEIRGNPGASYRLQTSRDLVEWIDGSIITISAEGTATKELEISTEPGHLFFRMIP from the coding sequence ATGTCCAAATCCTTGAAACCCCGTCGTGTCCTCAATTACTGCCTGGGCGGTCCGCCACAGCGTCCTGTCGCTCTCCTCCTGCTGCTGCTCGCGACCTGCTGGGTCGCTCCAGCTCAATCCATCGTGCTCAATGAAGTCATGGCGCGGAATCAGAAGGGCCTTCGGGATGAGAACGGCGACTTTTCGGACTGGATCGAGCTGTTCAACCCGGGACCGTCAGAGCTGAACCTGCAGGGATACGCTCTCAGCGATGATCCAGCCAACCCTTTCCGATGGGTGTTGACCAATTCAGTGCTGCCAGCAGGTCAATTTCTGGTTCTATTTGCGGATGGCAAGGATCGGCAACCAGGGCGGATCGCTTCGGTTTCACCCCAGGAGTTGCCCGGACTCCGGTCCTGGCTGAAAGCCTCGGAGATCGCGACCAATGACGCCACTGTCGTCCGCCGCAGCGGATCGCAGGTATTTATCCGCAAATGGAATGACCTCAGCGGCAGCGGGGCCGTTTGGAACCAAACCTTCTCCTCGCAGCAACCCTTGCTCCTTGCCAGCAACGTCCTCACGCGGACGCCCGCAGCCGTGCGCTTCGACGGCGTCGACGATTTTCTGGCTTGGTCCAGCCCTCCCCCCACCAACAACTTTTGTCTGGTCGCGGTAATTCGCAGCCGCACCGCGCACGAGATCGATGCTCAGGCCAACTCCGGAGCCAGCGGGGTCTCCGGGCAGCGCTATCTGTTCGGAGCTAACCACGGCGGGGCGGCCAACGCGGGCATGGGAGTTTCCGCAGGAACGAATGGAATCTCGATCTACGAGCATGGTGATGGATACATGCCGGCCCTGGCAGTTTTGGCCACCGATCTACCCGGTTTCCAAATCCTTACCCTCCAGTATTCCAACAAGATCCCGCGTATCTTCTGGCAGGGCAACCTGGCTGCCACCGGCAACACCTCTCCCCGAGCTCACGTCACCGCTCCGACCAACCTGGGAACCGGCTCCTACGGTTCTTGGAGCGGGGACCTGGCGGAACTGCTCGTGTTTGATTCATCGTTGTCCGAGGGACAAGTTTTGGGACTGCACGAGCACCTTTCCGCGCAGTACGGAATCCCGCTCCGCCGTTATTGGCATGCGAATTTCGCGGTTAGCCTCAAGGGTGAAACGCTCACGCTGACGCGACCCGACGGAACCGCGGCCGACCAGGTCCAAACCCCCGTGGATATCCCTCCGGACATATCGTACGGACGCAGCCCGGATGCCACCGGCTCTTGGAGGTTCTTCGTTCAACCCACTCCAGGCCAATCCAACCTCACGACCGCGGCCGACGAGTTTCTCGAAGCACCCCGGTTCTCCCACGAAGCCGGCTTCTATACCAACGCGTTCTCGCTGTCGCTGAGCACCAGCAACCAGGCGGCGACCATCCGCTACACTTTGGATGGCTCGGAACCGACTGCCACATCCCCCGTCTTCACCACCTCCATTGGTATTTCCAACCGAACTTCGCTCCCCAACACCCTCTCTCTCATCCCCACCACTCCAGGCGGAATCTCTCCGCCGAGCCGATCCGTTTACAAATTCATGGTGGTCCGCGCCAAGGCCTTCCGGACCAATGCCGTGGCCAGCCCAACCGTCACGCGCACGTTCATCGTCGATCCGCGGGGTGGGCAACGCTTCCGTCTGCCGGTAGTTTCCCTCACCAGCCCGCGTGCAAATTTTTTCGATCCTAACATCGGCATCTATGTTCCGGGCAACGCGCCTGGGGGCAACTACGCTCAATCGGGCGATGCCTGGGAACGCCCAGGATACATCGAATTCTTTGACACCAACGGAGTCACGGGTTTCTCCCAAGGCACGGGGATTCGGATGCATGGCAATACGTCCTTTCAGTTCCCCGTCAAAGGCCTGCGACTGCATGCCCTCAACCCGCCGGGCGACGGCCCGTTTCGCTATCAGATTTTTCCCGACTGGCCCGTCAAGAGCTTCAATCGATTGCTCCTGCGCCCGTCCGGACATGACTACAACCTCACCCTGTTCAGGGATGTCTTCATGCAGAGCCTGGGACGCGAACTCGGGCTGGATACCCAGATCCATCGGCCTGCCCTGCTGTTCTTAAACGGCGAGTACTGGGGCATCCACCACTGCCAGGAAGCGTTTGAGCCCGGTTACTTTTCAGCCCATCATCCGGAAGTGGATCCGGAGGCCATTGACTACCTGGAAGGATATGCCAGTGCAATCAATGGGGACACGGCCCGATGGGAGGAAATGATCGGTTACATCTCGACCCACGACCTGCGCGATCCCGTGCATTTCGCCAAGGTGCAGTCTTACATGGATACGTCCAACTTCATCGATTTTAAGATCAGTGAAATCTTCTACTATCGATGGGACATCGGAAACCATCGCCCGTGGAGACCGCGCACCCCCGAGGGAAAGTTTCGCTGGATTCTCTTCGATTGTGATGTGGGCTGGGGCGGGTTCTGGGCGGTGCCGCCCGCATGGGCGTTTCGAATGCTGGATTATGACCTGGAGCCGAACGGCCCGTGGACTCAGTACCAGTCTAATCCCGGGGGCAATGACCACAATTCACCGGTGGTCACCTTCCTGCTTCGTTCGCTGATGACCAATCCTACCTTCAAGAGTGACTTCATCAACCGGTTCGCGGATGTGATGAACACCACGTTCCAGTCCAATCACGTGATTCAAACCATTGATGGCATGGCGACCTCCCTCGCCCCGGAGATCGGCGCCCATATCGATCGCTGGCACGCTCCAAGTTCCCTCAACGAGTGGAGCAACAACGTCAAATACCTCCGAACCTATGCGGTGCAACGACCCATCTTCATGCGTCAGCAGTTGAGCTCGCGATTTGGGTTGGGCGGGACCCGCCTGATCGACATCGCCGTCAACGACACGAACGCAGGCTCCGTCCGAATTCATTCTCTCTCGGTCAGCGCTCCACTTGCAGCGCCGTGGAGAGGCATCTATTTCAAAAACCATCCCATCGAGGTGCAGGCCAGGCCAAACCTCGGCTACCGATTCGTTGGCTGGACGGGCCTCACCAATCGAGCCGCCATTGCCCTGCTGCCCACGGGTGAAGATCTGACGTTCTCAGCAACTTTCGAAGCAGACCCGGATTACTCGGGACCCGAGCCCAAGCCGTTCACGCTCTCTCGGGGCGATTATTCCATGAGCCGTTGGAGCGCTCTGGAGCCCCCCGGAACCTACCCCGCTCACATGCTTTTCACGATGGCGGCGGTTCCTGATCCCCTCCGCTCCGACGCGTTTGAGATTCCTTGGCAACTCCCGTACGACCGCACCAGCCGATCACGCATCGTCGGATTGGGGGAGGAAGGCATTGGGTTCCTCAACACCAGCGATGCCCAGGACGCCGGCAGCGGCTTCGCGGGCGCCGCACTGCTCGCGCTTGACACGCGGGGACTCAATCAAGCGGAGGTCAGTTTCCGCGGCCGCACTTTGCTGGTAAACAGTCGAAGCTATGCGCTCCGCCTTCAGTATCGACTGGGCGGCGAGGGAGCCTTCCAAGATCTGAGAGATACCCAAGGAAATTCCGTGGATTATCTGCGAAGTGAGACGGCCAATGCCTCCTTGATCATCGGCCCCATCCCGCTGCCGCCAGAGTTGCTCAACCGGGCGTATGTCCAGCTGCGATGGATCTATCACTTCGTCGCTGGACAAGCAGGAACCCGAGCGTTCCTTGCGCTCGACGACGTCCGAGTGAGCGGCAGGTCGGCAGTCGATCCGCCTCAGTTCGACACAGCCCGTTTGATCAGTGCCACGACGCTCCGCTTCGAGATCCGCGGGAATCCGGGAGCCAGTTACCGCCTCCAGACGTCGCGGGACCTGGTCGAATGGATCGATGGATCAATCATCACGATCTCCGCCGAGGGGACCGCGACAAAGGAATTGGAGATCTCAACTGAGCCGGGACACCTGTTTTTCCGGATGATTCCCTAG
- a CDS encoding sugar phosphate isomerase/epimerase, translating to MDSVIDHAADLEVQGVDVLHRQMDSEERGYVQSLKRHAFRRGVDLVCLSIHQDFVDPNPLERQKAIAHTVRCLQLAHDMGVPCIRLNSGRWNTIASFDDLMKARGEEPILPGYSESEGFKWCIDSIQQCLLKAEELGVMLALENHWGLTRSPEGLLRIVDAIPNPWLGVLMDTGNFLEDPYPKLEKIAPKTVFVQAKTYFGGGEWYTLELDYARVARILDDVGYTGYVSLEFEGKEAPETGVPKSLKKLRQAFRL from the coding sequence GTGGATAGCGTGATCGATCACGCCGCGGATCTCGAGGTGCAAGGGGTGGATGTTCTGCATCGGCAGATGGACAGTGAGGAGCGAGGCTACGTGCAGAGCCTCAAGCGGCACGCGTTTCGTCGCGGGGTTGACTTGGTTTGTCTCTCCATTCACCAGGATTTCGTCGATCCCAACCCGCTCGAGCGCCAGAAGGCCATCGCCCACACCGTTCGATGCCTGCAGTTGGCCCATGACATGGGTGTTCCATGCATTCGCCTGAATTCGGGCCGCTGGAACACCATCGCATCCTTCGACGATCTCATGAAGGCCCGGGGAGAGGAGCCTATTCTACCTGGCTACTCCGAGTCGGAAGGCTTCAAGTGGTGCATCGACTCCATCCAACAATGCCTGCTCAAAGCGGAGGAGCTGGGGGTGATGCTTGCGCTTGAAAACCACTGGGGCCTGACGCGATCGCCCGAAGGTCTGCTGCGGATTGTTGATGCCATTCCCAACCCTTGGCTGGGAGTGTTGATGGATACTGGCAACTTTCTCGAGGACCCGTATCCGAAGCTGGAGAAGATTGCGCCCAAGACAGTCTTTGTGCAGGCGAAGACGTATTTCGGGGGAGGCGAGTGGTACACCCTCGAATTAGACTATGCGCGAGTCGCGAGGATTCTGGATGACGTCGGATACACCGGCTATGTGTCGCTGGAGTTCGAAGGCAAGGAAGCGCCCGAGACCGGAGTTCCGAAGAGCCTGAAAAAGCTTCGCCAAGCCTTCAGGCTTTGA
- a CDS encoding 3-isopropylmalate dehydratase, with amino-acid sequence MKSVFTGPVYVVRDNIDTDQIIPAQYLNLVPTIAEEYEKLGSYALCGLPDSLYPIRFVAPNELDTQYPIVVAGKNFGCGSSREHAPIAMGSANNRIVLAESFARIFFRNCVSTGELYPCESADRLCDILKTGDVVTVDLDQSTVTVQASGKVYKFKPLGDVRPVVDAGGLFNFARKSGMIPANG; translated from the coding sequence ATGAAGTCCGTCTTTACCGGCCCAGTCTATGTCGTGCGTGACAACATCGACACGGATCAGATCATTCCGGCGCAATACCTCAATCTGGTTCCGACCATCGCGGAGGAATACGAGAAGCTGGGAAGCTACGCGCTCTGCGGCTTGCCTGACTCGCTGTATCCCATCCGTTTCGTGGCACCGAACGAACTGGACACCCAATATCCGATCGTGGTCGCCGGCAAGAATTTCGGCTGCGGCAGCTCCCGCGAACACGCGCCAATCGCCATGGGCTCCGCTAACAACCGCATCGTTCTGGCTGAAAGCTTTGCTCGCATCTTCTTTCGCAACTGCGTATCTACCGGAGAACTCTATCCGTGTGAATCGGCGGACCGACTGTGCGACATCCTCAAGACGGGCGATGTGGTGACTGTGGACCTCGATCAATCCACCGTCACGGTGCAAGCCTCCGGTAAAGTCTACAAATTCAAACCACTCGGAGATGTGCGTCCGGTGGTCGATGCCGGGGGACTGTTCAATTTCGCCCGAAAAAGCGGCATGATACCAGCCAATGGCTGA